One Yimella lutea DNA window includes the following coding sequences:
- a CDS encoding serine/threonine-protein kinase, whose protein sequence is MERDLAPGTVIGGVSIIGLAGRGGMGSVYRAQHLALDRTVAIKVMNADVADDPEFLARFRREARLAAALDHPHVVPIMHAGEEGGRVYLTMKFVDGTDLSKVIREGSVEPAEAVEIVHQVAGALDAAHARGLVHRDVKPANILVSGSRGRPHSYLTDFGITKEVSDNGLTAAGMTIGTVDYMSPEQINGDPVDGRSDQYALACVLFQLLTGRVPFAADRQVARISGHLYSPPPDLRTIRPQLPGELAHVVAKGLAKQPDQRFGSCTALAEAARAALVDGGSVHSTVPFVGADATHGPGGSTMMSAPRPGGPSRRVLLGAGAGAAALAAGAIGWYLIPRDDEPAGTGPSPGVVGELKAGAISVGPNPRGLAGGDGALWTANYDDGTVSRIDLANRTVRSIKVNGGPGSLHFGQGKTWVWNYSSSFTPVDAATGEVGELIRLDHAISRSAAGTDFLWYVVPSQQAIGRIDMRSGENIPGLIKVGSRPDGIAASGGKVYVVCVGDRALVTLDEATGQPAGERVDLPAGIVEVVAAFGRVFVGGNGLAQVRGSKVTAADLENNVRGSAALGNDGVWIHDGSGGTITKYDFDLNAPLGASIAGVPPRLVDFLVFSGSLWLLDGDNSQVHEIRIL, encoded by the coding sequence GTGGAGAGAGATCTTGCACCTGGCACCGTGATCGGGGGAGTGTCCATCATCGGCCTGGCCGGGCGCGGCGGCATGGGCTCGGTGTACCGGGCGCAGCACCTCGCGCTCGATCGGACCGTCGCGATCAAGGTGATGAACGCCGACGTCGCCGACGACCCCGAGTTCCTCGCCAGGTTTCGCCGCGAAGCGCGGCTGGCGGCCGCGTTGGATCACCCGCACGTCGTCCCGATCATGCATGCCGGGGAAGAAGGCGGTCGCGTCTACCTCACGATGAAGTTCGTCGACGGCACGGATCTGTCGAAGGTCATCCGGGAGGGAAGCGTCGAGCCTGCGGAGGCGGTGGAGATCGTCCATCAGGTCGCGGGAGCGCTGGACGCCGCCCACGCCCGCGGGCTCGTCCACCGGGACGTGAAGCCGGCCAACATCCTGGTGAGCGGAAGTCGAGGCAGACCGCACAGTTACCTGACCGACTTCGGCATCACCAAGGAGGTCAGTGACAACGGGCTGACCGCTGCCGGGATGACCATCGGCACCGTCGACTACATGTCGCCCGAGCAGATCAACGGGGATCCGGTCGACGGACGCAGCGACCAGTACGCCTTGGCGTGTGTGCTGTTCCAACTGCTCACCGGTCGGGTGCCGTTCGCAGCGGATCGACAGGTCGCCCGGATCTCGGGTCACTTGTACTCTCCGCCGCCCGACCTTCGAACGATCAGACCGCAGCTGCCGGGCGAACTGGCTCACGTCGTCGCCAAGGGCCTCGCCAAACAGCCGGATCAACGCTTCGGCTCGTGTACCGCGTTGGCCGAGGCTGCTCGAGCAGCTCTGGTGGACGGTGGATCAGTCCACTCGACGGTGCCGTTCGTCGGCGCAGATGCCACCCATGGACCCGGCGGTTCCACCATGATGTCTGCGCCGCGTCCCGGAGGGCCGTCGAGACGCGTGCTGCTCGGAGCCGGGGCGGGCGCCGCGGCACTGGCGGCCGGAGCCATCGGCTGGTATCTGATCCCGCGGGACGACGAGCCCGCTGGCACGGGCCCCTCGCCCGGAGTGGTCGGTGAGTTGAAGGCCGGTGCGATTTCGGTGGGCCCGAACCCAAGAGGGCTCGCCGGCGGCGACGGCGCGTTGTGGACCGCGAACTACGACGACGGCACGGTGAGTCGGATCGACCTCGCGAACCGGACGGTGCGCTCGATCAAGGTCAACGGTGGCCCGGGCAGCCTGCACTTCGGCCAGGGCAAGACGTGGGTGTGGAACTACTCCAGTTCGTTCACGCCGGTCGATGCCGCGACCGGGGAGGTCGGTGAGCTCATCCGCCTCGACCACGCGATCTCCAGGTCGGCCGCCGGAACCGACTTCCTCTGGTATGTCGTGCCGAGCCAGCAAGCCATCGGCAGGATCGACATGCGTAGCGGTGAGAACATCCCTGGTCTCATCAAGGTGGGTAGCCGTCCTGATGGAATCGCGGCCTCCGGTGGCAAGGTCTACGTCGTCTGTGTCGGCGATCGGGCGCTGGTAACGCTCGACGAGGCCACCGGGCAGCCTGCCGGGGAACGGGTGGACCTGCCCGCAGGCATCGTCGAGGTGGTGGCTGCTTTCGGGCGAGTGTTCGTCGGCGGTAACGGCCTGGCCCAGGTGCGCGGCTCGAAGGTGACCGCCGCCGACCTGGAGAACAACGTGCGCGGTAGCGCTGCCCTGGGCAACGACGGCGTGTGGATCCACGACGGCTCTGGGGGCACGATCACCAAGTACGACTTCGACCTGAATGCGCCGCTGGGTGCGTCCATCGCCGGAGTGCCGCCACGGCTGGTGGACTTCCTGGTCTTCTCCGGCTCCCTCT
- a CDS encoding 1-acyl-sn-glycerol-3-phosphate acyltransferase yields MNPPVPGLIVRRILRDPIYAVVAPVMMLLLVVLGCLLWVLELPSRRKRGWRLTWTCAVAVLLDWSVFVRCTWLWCVMPPWRRNQQEWQARHVVVLGQELHRFVQAADRLVGLDLRVRVPAVDPDRPVLLLARHAGTGDSLLMVYVITHTLVRVPRVVLKRALLWDPAMDLCLRRLHAYFLGEGMTAQVRDERLRAFAEHVEVNDATLLFPEGRNWSPGRHASDLAEAIEKGETERAAWLERNPRVLSPRSTGVRRILQARPDSQVLVAGHQGVEDLRSVPDIWRALPLRRQIHIDVRQADSLPDEHIDAWLQDEWERLDDWTDELDGD; encoded by the coding sequence GTGAATCCGCCGGTCCCTGGACTGATCGTCCGTCGGATCCTTCGCGATCCGATCTACGCCGTTGTCGCGCCGGTCATGATGTTGCTGCTCGTCGTCCTCGGCTGTCTGTTGTGGGTGCTGGAGTTGCCCAGCCGCCGCAAGCGCGGATGGCGCCTGACGTGGACCTGTGCGGTTGCCGTCCTGCTCGACTGGTCGGTGTTCGTGCGCTGTACCTGGTTGTGGTGTGTAATGCCGCCTTGGCGACGCAATCAGCAGGAGTGGCAGGCACGACATGTGGTCGTGCTCGGCCAGGAACTGCACCGGTTCGTGCAGGCAGCCGATCGCCTGGTGGGGCTCGACCTACGGGTGAGGGTGCCGGCCGTGGATCCGGACCGGCCCGTGCTCCTGCTCGCCCGCCACGCCGGCACCGGAGACTCGTTGCTGATGGTGTACGTCATCACCCACACCCTGGTGCGTGTTCCCCGCGTCGTGTTGAAACGGGCGCTGCTGTGGGACCCGGCCATGGACCTGTGCCTGCGTCGACTGCACGCCTACTTCCTCGGTGAGGGCATGACTGCACAGGTGCGTGACGAACGGTTGCGCGCTTTCGCCGAACACGTCGAGGTGAACGACGCGACCCTCCTGTTCCCCGAAGGCCGCAACTGGTCACCCGGCCGGCACGCGTCCGATCTCGCCGAAGCGATCGAGAAGGGTGAGACCGAGCGAGCGGCCTGGCTGGAACGCAACCCGCGGGTGCTGTCACCACGATCCACCGGTGTGCGCCGCATCCTGCAGGCCAGGCCCGATTCCCAGGTGCTCGTCGCGGGCCATCAGGGAGTGGAGGACCTTCGCTCGGTGCCCGACATCTGGCGGGCCCTGCCACTGCGTCGGCAGATCCATATCGATGTGCGACAGGCAGATTCGCTACCGGACGAGCACATCGATGCCTGGCTGCAGGACGAGTGGGAACGGTTGGACGACTGGACCGACGAACTCGACGGCGACTGA
- the lpdA gene encoding dihydrolipoyl dehydrogenase, with translation MADHFDVVVLGAGPGGYVAAIRASQLGLKTAVVEKKYWGGVCLNVGCIPSKALLKNAELAHTLNHEKEKFGIVGDASMEYGPTHKRSRAVSEGIVKGVHFLMKKNNITEIDGWGTLTGPNTISVEGNDGETREVTCDNLILATGATTRMLPGVQVSDNVVTYEEQILDPNLPKSIIIAGSGAIGVEFAYVMANFGVDVTIVEFLDRMVPTEDEEISKELAKHYKKLGVKVLTGTKVESVEDTGSGVKVTVSPAKGGAEKVLEADRLLSAIGFAPRLEGYGLDAIGVETTDRGAIKVDDYGRTNVDGVYAIGDVTGKLMLAHVAEAMGIVAAETIAGADTQTIDFQNIPRATYCMPQIGSMGLSEAQAKDAGHEVKTAKFPFTANGKAMGLGEPVGFVKVVADAEHNEILGVHMIGPDVTELLPAAVTATTWDLTAAEMSRVVFAHPTLGEALKEAFHGIEGHMINF, from the coding sequence GTGGCAGATCACTTTGACGTCGTTGTCCTTGGCGCCGGCCCCGGTGGGTACGTCGCCGCCATCCGCGCCAGCCAGCTCGGTCTGAAGACCGCCGTGGTCGAGAAGAAGTACTGGGGAGGTGTCTGCCTCAATGTCGGCTGTATCCCCAGCAAGGCCCTGCTCAAGAACGCCGAACTCGCGCACACGCTGAACCACGAGAAGGAGAAGTTCGGCATCGTCGGCGACGCCTCCATGGAGTACGGCCCGACACACAAGCGCAGCCGAGCGGTTTCCGAGGGCATCGTCAAGGGTGTCCACTTCCTGATGAAGAAGAACAACATCACCGAGATCGACGGCTGGGGCACCCTCACCGGCCCGAACACGATCTCGGTCGAGGGCAACGACGGTGAGACCCGTGAGGTCACCTGCGACAACCTGATCCTCGCCACCGGCGCGACCACCCGCATGCTGCCCGGAGTGCAGGTGAGCGACAACGTCGTCACCTACGAAGAGCAGATCCTCGACCCGAACCTGCCGAAGTCGATCATCATCGCCGGCTCGGGTGCCATCGGCGTCGAATTCGCTTACGTCATGGCCAACTTCGGTGTCGATGTCACGATCGTGGAGTTCCTCGACCGCATGGTGCCGACCGAGGACGAAGAGATCTCCAAGGAACTCGCCAAGCACTACAAGAAGCTGGGCGTCAAGGTGCTGACCGGTACCAAGGTCGAGTCGGTCGAGGACACCGGCTCCGGCGTCAAGGTGACCGTCTCCCCCGCCAAGGGTGGAGCCGAGAAGGTGCTGGAGGCAGACCGCCTGCTGTCCGCCATCGGGTTCGCGCCGCGCCTTGAGGGGTACGGCCTGGACGCCATCGGTGTCGAGACCACCGACCGCGGCGCCATCAAGGTGGACGACTACGGCCGCACCAACGTCGACGGCGTCTACGCCATCGGTGACGTCACCGGCAAGCTGATGCTCGCCCACGTCGCCGAGGCCATGGGCATCGTCGCGGCGGAAACCATCGCCGGCGCCGACACCCAGACAATCGACTTCCAGAACATCCCCCGCGCGACCTACTGCATGCCGCAGATCGGTTCCATGGGCCTGTCCGAGGCACAGGCCAAGGACGCCGGCCACGAGGTCAAGACCGCGAAGTTCCCGTTCACCGCGAACGGCAAGGCTATGGGCCTCGGCGAACCGGTCGGCTTCGTCAAGGTCGTCGCCGACGCCGAGCACAACGAGATCCTCGGCGTCCACATGATCGGCCCGGACGTCACCGAGTTGCTCCCGGCCGCCGTCACTGCCACCACTTGGGACCTCACCGCCGCCGAGATGTCGCGCGTCGTGTTCGCCCACCCGACCCTGGGTGAGGCGCTCAAGGAGGCCTTCCACGGCATCGAAGGCCACATGATCAATTTCTAG
- the priA gene encoding bifunctional 1-(5-phosphoribosyl)-5-((5-phosphoribosylamino)methylideneamino)imidazole-4-carboxamide isomerase/phosphoribosylanthranilate isomerase PriA, with translation MTEQPRLELLPAVDVVDGQAVQLVQGIAGTGGEFGDPWLAAKGWQDQGAEWLHLVDLDAAFGRGSNHELLASIVQRLDIKVELSGGIRDAETLERALATGCRRVNLGTAALEHPEWTARAIAEHGDRIAVGLDVKGTTLAARGWTKEGGDLYETLARLDGEGCARYVVTDVAKDGMMQGANVDLLKDVCSRTDRPVVASGGVSTLDDLRAIRELVPNGVEGAIVGSALYKRAFTLPEALDVAGRA, from the coding sequence ATGACCGAACAGCCACGCCTCGAGCTTCTTCCGGCCGTCGACGTCGTCGACGGCCAGGCCGTCCAACTGGTGCAGGGCATCGCCGGCACCGGTGGTGAGTTCGGTGACCCTTGGCTGGCCGCGAAGGGTTGGCAGGACCAAGGCGCCGAGTGGCTGCACCTCGTCGATCTCGACGCCGCCTTCGGTCGCGGGTCGAACCACGAACTGCTCGCCTCCATCGTGCAGCGTCTCGACATCAAGGTGGAACTGTCCGGCGGCATCCGCGACGCCGAGACCCTCGAACGGGCGCTGGCCACCGGCTGCCGCCGGGTCAACCTCGGCACCGCTGCGCTGGAGCACCCGGAATGGACCGCCCGCGCGATCGCCGAGCACGGCGACCGGATCGCCGTCGGGCTCGACGTCAAGGGCACGACGCTCGCCGCGCGTGGCTGGACCAAGGAAGGCGGCGACCTCTACGAGACGCTCGCCCGCCTCGACGGTGAGGGTTGCGCTCGTTACGTGGTGACCGATGTCGCCAAGGACGGGATGATGCAGGGCGCGAACGTCGACCTGCTGAAGGACGTCTGCTCACGCACCGACCGTCCGGTCGTCGCATCGGGTGGTGTCTCGACGTTGGACGACCTACGTGCGATCCGTGAACTGGTGCCGAACGGTGTCGAAGGGGCGATCGTCGGTTCGGCCCTGTACAAGCGGGCGTTCACGCTGCCCGAGGCGCTCGACGTCGCCGGGCGTGCGTGA
- a CDS encoding patatin-like phospholipase family protein encodes MSPAVHDDPRAAPVSTPRTAFVLGGGGVLGATQIGALRALVDHGITPDVVLGTSIGAINGAAFAGRPDASGLADLEDLWTQLTTVRGLRDRADYLRRPRGRDLRTHLYPSGGLLKLLRDELPARSIEDLPVRFQCVAASVEQAKAHWFTKGPLAEAVVASCSVPGMFPPFRIGDEHFFDGGLVHSIPVGRAMLLDCDRIFVMHVGRVDRALRAPRWPWQVGQVAFEIARRHRYLEEIESVPDEIELIVLPTGTEAAPSVSFGQMSNTAVRRRIDDAYDAASAHLTGLRR; translated from the coding sequence GTGTCCCCCGCCGTTCATGACGATCCTCGCGCCGCCCCCGTCAGCACACCGCGCACCGCCTTCGTCCTCGGTGGCGGCGGTGTGTTGGGTGCCACCCAGATCGGCGCCCTACGAGCCCTGGTCGACCACGGCATCACCCCGGACGTCGTCCTCGGCACCAGCATCGGGGCGATCAACGGGGCGGCGTTCGCCGGCAGACCGGACGCGTCAGGTCTCGCCGATTTGGAGGACCTGTGGACACAACTGACCACGGTGCGCGGACTGCGCGACCGAGCGGACTATCTGCGCCGTCCTCGCGGACGAGACCTACGCACTCACCTCTACCCCTCCGGCGGGCTGCTCAAACTGCTGCGTGACGAACTGCCGGCCCGATCGATCGAAGACCTCCCGGTGCGCTTCCAGTGTGTGGCAGCGAGCGTCGAGCAGGCGAAGGCGCACTGGTTCACCAAAGGACCGCTCGCCGAAGCAGTCGTCGCATCCTGTTCGGTACCAGGGATGTTCCCGCCGTTTCGGATCGGCGACGAGCACTTCTTCGACGGCGGTCTGGTGCACTCGATCCCCGTCGGCCGCGCGATGCTGCTGGACTGCGACCGAATCTTCGTGATGCACGTCGGTCGGGTCGACCGCGCGCTGCGCGCCCCCAGATGGCCCTGGCAGGTGGGTCAGGTCGCGTTCGAGATCGCCCGGCGCCACCGGTATCTGGAGGAGATCGAGTCGGTACCGGACGAGATCGAACTGATCGTGCTGCCGACCGGCACCGAAGCGGCACCGTCCGTGTCCTTCGGCCAGATGTCGAACACCGCCGTCCGCCGCCGGATCGACGACGCCTACGACGCGGCGTCCGCACACCTGACCGGCCTGCGCCGGTGA
- a CDS encoding AMP-binding protein, translating into MVNIAGEIWETADRQPEHLAVRTLDSQLTFAELKAASAAAGGYFRQAGVQPYDRVLFIAPTVMEFPITYLGLHALGATVITANTMSTAAELDYLCEDAGVSRIVAYSRCADASGVVAERRDLPLDIIEPGHRYDTEPLTAAHDHDANATALILYTSGTTGRPKGAELTADNLVQTPKMFEPVLQVEPGDRFGTGLPLFHVFGQCVVMNAVLVQGVTLSILHPFTPQTMLRMITEHELTAVSGVPTMWNAILHAAGDYCADDFKHLRVASSGGASLPVEVINAFKKKFGCAILEGYGLTESNGTATFNDIRREQKVGTVGPPLPGAAVEIRDPSGQPVEPGTVGEVFITGPMIFKGYWNRPDATASDLQDGWLRTGDLGSVDADGYLSIVDRVKDLIIRGGYNVYPREVEEVLYAHPEIVEAAVVGIPHEHYGEEVAAVVVRTPGSTLDAEGLRAYAKEQLSAYKVPHVITFTDALPKGATGKILKRAIDRASLEAQERA; encoded by the coding sequence ATGGTCAACATCGCCGGTGAAATCTGGGAGACCGCTGATCGCCAGCCGGAGCATCTCGCGGTTCGTACGCTGGATTCGCAACTCACCTTCGCCGAGCTGAAGGCTGCCAGTGCGGCAGCCGGCGGCTACTTCCGGCAGGCCGGAGTGCAGCCGTACGACCGCGTCCTGTTCATCGCGCCGACAGTGATGGAGTTCCCGATCACCTACCTGGGTCTGCACGCTCTGGGCGCAACGGTGATCACTGCCAACACGATGTCGACCGCTGCGGAGCTGGACTACCTCTGTGAGGACGCGGGTGTCAGCCGTATCGTCGCGTACAGCCGGTGCGCGGATGCGTCCGGCGTGGTGGCCGAGCGCCGCGACCTACCGCTGGACATCATCGAGCCCGGCCATCGCTACGACACCGAGCCGCTGACCGCAGCGCACGATCACGACGCGAATGCCACTGCGCTCATCCTCTACACCTCCGGCACGACGGGCCGCCCGAAGGGTGCCGAGCTGACGGCGGACAACCTGGTGCAAACGCCCAAGATGTTCGAGCCGGTGCTGCAGGTCGAACCCGGCGACAGGTTCGGCACGGGTCTGCCGCTGTTCCACGTCTTCGGTCAGTGCGTGGTGATGAACGCCGTGCTCGTCCAGGGGGTCACCCTCTCGATCCTGCACCCGTTCACCCCGCAGACGATGCTGCGGATGATCACCGAGCACGAGCTGACCGCCGTGTCAGGCGTCCCGACCATGTGGAACGCCATCCTGCACGCCGCGGGCGACTACTGCGCCGACGACTTCAAGCACCTGCGTGTGGCCAGCTCGGGCGGCGCGTCGCTGCCGGTCGAGGTGATCAACGCCTTCAAGAAGAAGTTCGGCTGCGCGATCCTGGAGGGATACGGGCTCACGGAGTCCAACGGCACGGCGACCTTCAACGACATTCGGCGGGAACAGAAGGTCGGCACCGTCGGCCCGCCTCTCCCGGGTGCCGCCGTCGAGATCCGCGACCCGTCCGGGCAGCCGGTCGAGCCGGGCACCGTCGGCGAGGTCTTCATCACCGGACCGATGATCTTCAAGGGTTATTGGAATCGTCCGGACGCGACCGCGTCCGACCTGCAGGACGGATGGTTGCGCACCGGCGATCTCGGCTCCGTGGATGCCGACGGGTATCTGAGCATCGTCGACCGAGTGAAGGATCTCATCATCCGTGGTGGCTACAACGTCTACCCCCGCGAGGTCGAGGAGGTGCTCTACGCGCACCCCGAGATCGTCGAGGCCGCCGTCGTCGGTATCCCGCACGAGCACTACGGCGAGGAAGTAGCCGCTGTGGTCGTGCGCACCCCCGGCTCCACCCTCGACGCCGAAGGGTTGCGCGCCTACGCGAAGGAACAACTCTCGGCGTACAAGGTCCCGCACGTCATCACGTTCACCGACGCCCTGCCCAAGGGTGCGACCGGCAAAATCCTCAAACGCGCGATCGATCGCGCGTCCCTCGAAGCGCAGGAGCGGGCATGA
- a CDS encoding SseB family protein yields MRENAVSSEVPDSTDDNEQFDSAGQTWRGRQVTDTGFGHDDGSASPAVLQALSAPGDEVSLMATLADARFLVPIVADATEVVQGGGLHADKAADMAVAVLVGQDGTRALPVFTSLDSLHAWDPAARPSAVAADKAAQAAVSERADVMVVDLAGPHQAVLRPSMVWALAMGRPWRPAHEDEHVIAAVDSAVALEQAAAGASCEAGESGALRIVLHLRPGLDASEVSALAQRVGERLATDGEVRARIDAVSFAVRPAE; encoded by the coding sequence GTGCGTGAGAACGCTGTGAGCTCCGAGGTACCTGACTCGACCGACGACAACGAGCAGTTCGACTCCGCAGGGCAGACCTGGCGGGGTAGGCAGGTCACCGACACCGGTTTCGGACACGATGACGGTTCGGCGAGTCCGGCTGTACTGCAGGCCCTTTCGGCTCCCGGTGACGAAGTCTCGCTGATGGCGACCCTCGCCGACGCCCGCTTCCTGGTTCCGATCGTCGCCGACGCCACCGAGGTCGTCCAGGGCGGCGGCCTGCACGCGGACAAGGCCGCCGACATGGCGGTGGCGGTGCTCGTCGGACAGGACGGCACGCGTGCACTGCCGGTCTTCACCTCACTCGATTCGCTGCACGCGTGGGATCCGGCGGCACGGCCTTCTGCGGTGGCAGCGGACAAGGCCGCGCAGGCTGCGGTGAGCGAGCGCGCCGACGTGATGGTGGTCGACCTGGCCGGTCCGCACCAGGCCGTCCTGCGACCCAGCATGGTGTGGGCGCTGGCGATGGGACGTCCGTGGCGTCCGGCACACGAGGACGAGCACGTCATCGCAGCGGTCGACTCTGCGGTGGCGCTCGAACAGGCTGCGGCCGGAGCGTCCTGTGAGGCAGGAGAGAGCGGTGCACTACGCATCGTGCTGCACCTGCGACCCGGGCTGGACGCGTCCGAGGTTTCAGCCCTCGCGCAGCGCGTGGGGGAGAGACTGGCGACCGACGGTGAGGTGCGGGCCCGCATCGACGCGGTCTCGTTCGCCGTCCGCCCTGCCGAGTAG
- a CDS encoding DUF952 domain-containing protein — protein MKSEPTTELFHLALPADWILAQEQGEYRVSTRGVTLEVQGFIHLSFQHQWPATRQRFYADVGDLLLLHVDAADLEIVVEVGNPETGEQFPHLYGPLPIECVTAVELLPYLQV, from the coding sequence ATGAAATCCGAGCCGACCACCGAACTGTTCCACCTCGCCCTCCCTGCAGACTGGATCCTGGCGCAGGAACAGGGTGAGTACCGCGTCTCGACCCGTGGTGTCACCCTCGAAGTGCAGGGCTTCATCCACCTTTCGTTCCAGCATCAGTGGCCGGCCACTAGGCAACGGTTCTACGCCGACGTGGGGGATCTGCTGCTGCTCCACGTCGACGCCGCGGACCTCGAGATCGTCGTGGAGGTCGGCAATCCGGAGACCGGCGAGCAGTTCCCCCACCTGTACGGCCCCCTGCCGATCGAGTGCGTGACCGCCGTAGAACTGCTCCCGTACTTGCAGGTATGA
- a CDS encoding phosphotriesterase family protein — protein sequence MTSIPTVTGTVESAELGRVLVHEHVFVVNEEYRQNFQGDWDEEGKIADAVRDLNELKGLGIDTILDPTVLGLGRYIPRIQKIAAQTDLNIVVATGVYTYNEIPFQFHYSGPGLLFDVPEPMTELFVKDLTEGIADTGVRAGFLKCAIEEQGMTPGVERVMRAVAQAHVRTGAPITVHTNPHTRSGLEAQRVLREEGVDLTKVVIGHSGDTTDLDYLAELADAGSLLGMDRFGLDVLLPFEDRVRTVVDLVERGYAEKIVLAHDASCFIDWFDPEAKRQVVPKWNFRHISEDVLPALRDGGVSDDDIETMLVANPRRYFER from the coding sequence ATGACCAGCATCCCCACCGTCACCGGCACCGTCGAGTCCGCAGAGCTCGGACGGGTGCTCGTGCACGAACACGTCTTCGTGGTGAACGAGGAGTACCGGCAGAACTTCCAGGGTGACTGGGACGAGGAGGGAAAGATCGCCGATGCGGTCCGCGACCTCAACGAACTGAAGGGACTCGGGATCGACACGATCCTCGATCCGACCGTGCTCGGCCTGGGCCGCTACATCCCGCGGATCCAGAAGATCGCCGCACAGACCGACCTGAACATCGTCGTCGCGACCGGCGTCTACACATACAACGAGATCCCGTTCCAATTCCATTACAGCGGACCGGGATTGCTGTTCGACGTCCCCGAGCCGATGACCGAACTCTTCGTGAAGGACCTCACCGAGGGAATCGCCGACACCGGCGTCCGAGCGGGATTCCTCAAGTGCGCGATCGAGGAGCAAGGGATGACTCCGGGCGTCGAGCGCGTGATGCGAGCGGTCGCGCAGGCGCACGTCCGCACCGGTGCACCCATCACCGTTCACACCAACCCGCATACCCGCTCGGGGCTGGAGGCGCAGCGCGTCCTGCGCGAAGAGGGCGTCGACCTGACCAAGGTCGTCATCGGGCACTCCGGCGACACGACCGACCTGGATTACCTCGCCGAACTCGCGGACGCCGGATCGCTTCTCGGCATGGACCGGTTCGGTCTCGACGTGCTGCTGCCGTTCGAGGACCGAGTCCGCACGGTCGTCGATCTCGTCGAGCGCGGCTACGCCGAGAAGATCGTCCTCGCGCACGACGCGTCGTGCTTCATCGACTGGTTCGACCCTGAGGCAAAGCGGCAGGTGGTGCCCAAGTGGAACTTCCGCCACATCAGCGAGGATGTCCTTCCTGCCCTGCGCGACGGCGGCGTCAGTGACGACGACATCGAGACCATGTTGGTCGCGAATCCGCGCCGTTACTTCGAGCGCTGA
- a CDS encoding zinc-binding dehydrogenase has product MFAAHAARTDSADPLSALEISDIVPASTPAEWVSVRMKAASLNHHDVWSLRGVGLSPERLPMVLGCDGVGETDDGRMVVLHTVIASPGWTGDETLDPKRSLLSEVYPGTLAEYVRIPAANLVPLPEGLAVEHAACVSTGWLTAYRMLFVQAGVKPGDSVLVQGAGGGVATAAVQLGSAAGLRMFVTSRDEERGRRAVELGAEDAFGSGERLPRRVDAVLETVGAATWSHSVKSLRPGGTIVIAGATSGDAPDKAELTRIFFQQMRIQGSTMGTRSELEALLSFMASRRIEPVIDSVRPLSEARGAFERMIDGDLFGKLVLTM; this is encoded by the coding sequence ATGTTCGCCGCTCACGCCGCCCGCACCGACTCTGCCGACCCACTGTCCGCTCTCGAGATCAGTGACATCGTCCCAGCCAGCACGCCTGCGGAGTGGGTGTCGGTGCGGATGAAGGCGGCCAGTCTCAACCATCACGATGTCTGGTCGTTGCGTGGCGTCGGTCTATCGCCCGAACGGCTGCCGATGGTGCTCGGTTGTGATGGTGTCGGTGAAACGGACGACGGACGGATGGTGGTGTTGCACACCGTGATCGCGAGCCCGGGGTGGACAGGTGACGAGACGCTTGATCCGAAGCGATCGTTGCTGTCCGAGGTGTACCCCGGGACTCTCGCCGAGTACGTGCGGATCCCCGCGGCGAATCTCGTGCCTCTGCCCGAAGGGCTGGCGGTGGAGCACGCCGCCTGCGTGTCGACCGGTTGGCTGACCGCGTACCGGATGTTGTTCGTCCAGGCCGGCGTGAAGCCCGGCGACTCGGTGCTCGTTCAGGGTGCGGGTGGTGGAGTGGCCACTGCCGCAGTGCAACTGGGCAGCGCCGCAGGACTGCGGATGTTCGTGACCTCTCGCGACGAGGAGCGCGGCCGGCGTGCCGTCGAACTCGGCGCCGAGGACGCGTTCGGGTCGGGGGAGCGGTTGCCGCGCCGGGTCGACGCCGTGCTCGAGACCGTTGGTGCCGCGACCTGGTCGCACTCGGTGAAGTCGCTGCGCCCGGGCGGCACGATCGTGATCGCCGGGGCGACGTCGGGAGATGCACCGGACAAGGCGGAGCTCACCCGGATCTTCTTCCAGCAGATGCGGATTCAGGGTTCGACGATGGGCACTCGCTCGGAACTCGAGGCCCTGCTGAGCTTCATGGCTTCCCGTCGCATCGAGCCGGTGATCGACTCCGTCCGCCCGCTGTCCGAGGCCCGCGGAGCGTTCGAGCGGATGATCGACGGCGACCTGTTCGGCAAGCTCGTCCTCACCATGTGA